A region of Sesamum indicum cultivar Zhongzhi No. 13 linkage group LG7, S_indicum_v1.0, whole genome shotgun sequence DNA encodes the following proteins:
- the LOC105167071 gene encoding 26S proteasome non-ATPase regulatory subunit 7 homolog A, with protein sequence MDVIKSQQISSRPIEKVVVHPLVLLSIVDHYNRVARDTRKRVVGVLLGTSFKGTVDVTNSYAVPFEEDDKDPSIWFLDHNYHEAMFSMFRRINAKEHVVGWYSTGPKLRENDLNIHGLFHDYVPTPVLVIIDVQPKELGIPTKAYYAVEEVKENATQKSQKVFVHVPSEIAAHEVEEIGVEHLLRDVKDTTISTLATEVTGKLAALKGLDARLKEIRSYLDLVIEGKLPLNHEILYHLQDVFNLLPNLNVSELVKAFAVKTNDMMLVIYLSSLIRSVIALHNLINNKMLNKEHEKAEDSKPVAVPTAAGS encoded by the exons ATGGACGTGATAAAATCGCAGCAGATATCTTCGCGGCCGATCGAGAAGGTTGTGGTGCACCCGCTGGTGCTGCTCAGCATCGTCGACCACTACAACCGTGTGGCGCGTGACACTAGGAAGCGTGTCGTCGGAGTTCTGCTCGGAACTTCCTTCAAAGGAACCGTTGACGTCACCAACAGCTATGCCG TGCCTTTTGAAGAAGATGACAAGGACCCTAGCATCTGGTTTCTTGATCATAATTATCATGAAGCAATGTTTTCCATGTTCAGAAGAATAAATG CCAAGGAGCATGTTGTTGGCTGGTACAGCACAGGTCCAAAACTGAGGGAGAATGACCTAAATATTCATGGACTTTTCCATGA CTATGTTCCCACACCTGTACTGGTCATTATTGATGTTCAACCAAAAGAGCTTGGAATACCTACTAAAGCTTATTATGCAGTTGAGGAAGTTAAAGAG AATGCCACTCAAAAAAGCCAGAAAGTGTTTGTGCATGTTCCTTCAGAAATTGCTGCTCATGAAGTTGAAGAAATTG GAGTGGAACACTTGTTACGAGATGTAAAAGACACAACTATCAGCACCCTTGCAACAGAG GTTACTGGAAAACTTGCTGCTTTGAAGGGATTGGATGCGCGGCTGAAGGAGATCCGAAGTTATCTTGATCTGGTTATTGAAGGGAAGCTCCCCTTGAACCATGAAATCCTCTACCATCTCCAG GATGTGTTCAACCTACTTCCGAATCTAAATGTGTCTGAACTAGTCAAAGCTTTTGCAG TGAAAACAAATGATATGATGTTGGTCATATATCTGTCATCTCTTATCAGAAGCGTGATTGCTCTCcataatttgatcaataacAAG atGCTTAACAAAGAACACGAAAAGGCAGAAGACTCGAAGCCAGTTGCTGTCCCTACTGCTGCTGGCAGCTAA
- the LOC105167070 gene encoding eukaryotic translation initiation factor 3 subunit F isoform X1 gives MASIGPTVLQLIPSATRVSARVHPLVIFNVCDCYVRRPDHAERVIGTLLGSILPDGTVDIRNCYAVPHNESLDQVALDIDYHHNMLSSHQKVNPKEAIVGWFSTGFEVTGSSALIHEFYSREASNPVHLTVDTEFKNGETTIKAFVAINLSLGDQHLAAQFQEVPLDLRMVEAEKVGFDVLKPTNVDKLPNDIEGMEALMGRLLALIDDVYKYVDDVVEDRVARDSKIGRFISDTIASLPKLSPHAFNKLVNDSLQFLNLQDQLLLLYLSSITSTQLSVAEKLNTAAQIL, from the exons ATGGCGTCTATCGGGCCAACGGTGTTGCAGTTGATACCATCGGCGACAAGGGTGTCGGCCAGGGTTCATCCACTGGTCATATTCAACGTCTGCGACTGCTATGTGAGGAGACCCGACCACGCGGAGCGCGTCATCGGCACTCTCCTCGGATCTATTTTGCCTGACGGCACTGTTGATATCCGCAATTGTTACGCTGTTCCCCATAATGAATCACTGGATCAG GTTGCGCTGGATATTGATTATCATCACAATATGTTGTCCTCCCACCAGAAGGTGAATCCAAAGGAAGCCATTGTTGGATG GTTTTCAACTGGTTTTGAAGTCACTGGCAGCAGTGCTTTGATCCATGAGTTTTACTCTAGAGAAGCTAGCAATCCTGTTCATTTGACTGTGGATACTGAGTTTAAAAATGGGGAGACTACAATAAAGGCTTTTGTTGCTATTAATTTATCTCTCGGAGATCAACATCTTGCTGCACAATTTCAAGAAGTTCCATTGGACCTACGCATGGTTGAGGCAGAGAAGGTTGGAT TTGACGTACTTAAGCCAACAAATGTTGACAAGCTTCCCAATGATATCGAAGGAATGGAAGCTTTAATGGGACGGTTGCTTGCTCTAATAGATGATGTCTACAAATATGTAGATGATGTTGTG GAGGATCGTGTTGCCCGTGATAGTAAAATAGGAAGATTCATATCAGATACCATAGCATCCCTGCCGAAGCTATCACCGCATGCTTTCAATAAGCTAGTGAATGATAGTCTACAG TTTCTCAACTTGCAGGACCAACTGCTGTTGCTTTATTTGTCTAGCATTACAAGCACACAACTCAGCGTAGCAGAAAAGTTGAATACGGCTGCTCAGATCCTGTAA
- the LOC105167073 gene encoding octanoyltransferase isoform X1 encodes MRAPRTLKVWKMGVVNYIEALKLQEKLTSDRKVHKITDTLLSLQHPPTYTLGKRRTDHNILVSETELKAMGAELHYTQRGGDVTFHGPHQAILYPIISLREMGLGARRYVENLELTMIELASLYGVKAHAGQTGETGVWVGQRKIGAIGVRISTGITSHGLAFNINPDLNYFKHIVPCGIADKEVTSLQKEVQQVLPSEEVIQEQLISCFIRIFNYTDIVREDKSSLHLDKLELQMNTNEE; translated from the coding sequence ATGAGAGCTCCACGAACCCTTAAGGTATGGAAGATGGGTGTTGTCAATTACATTGAGGCACTTAAGCTGCAAGAGAAATTGACATCTGATAGAAAAGTACATAAGATTACAGATACCCTGCTGTCCCTACAGCACCCACCCACATATACTCTTGGCAAAAGACGAACCGATCACAATATACTGGTTTCTGAAACTGAGCTCAAAGCCATGGGGGCTGAACTTCACTACACGCAACGGGGAGGTGATGTGACATTTCATGGTCCTCATCAGGCTATTTTGTATCCCATAATTTCTTTGAGAGAGATGGGCTTGGGGGCTAGAAGATACGTGGAGAATCTTGAGTTAACGATGATTGAGTTGGCATCTTTATATGGTGTTAAAGCTCATGCAGGGCAAACAGGTGAAACAGGCGTTTGGGTTGGTCAGAGAAAAATTGGTGCAATTGGGGTCCGTATATCTACCGGAATTACATCCCATGGGTTGGCATTCAACATCAATCCTGATTTGAACTACTTCAAGCATATTGTGCCTTGTGGGATTGCAGATAAAGAAGTCACATCTTTGCAAAAGGAGGTACAGCAGGTGCTCCCTTCTGAAGAAGTAATTCAGGAGCAGCTGATTTCATGTTTTATAAGAATATTCAATTATACCGATATTGTTCGGGAAGATAAATCATCTTTACACTTGGATAAACTGGAATTGCAGATGAATACAAATGAAGAATGA
- the LOC105167070 gene encoding eukaryotic translation initiation factor 3 subunit F isoform X2, which translates to MASIGPTVLQLIPSATRVSARVHPLVIFNVCDCYVRRPDHAERVIGTLLGSILPDGTVDIRNCYAVPHNESLDQVALDIDYHHNMLSSHQKVNPKEAIVGWFSTGFEVTGSSALIHEFYSREASNPVHLTVDTEFKNGETTIKAFVAINLSLGDQHLAAQFQEVPLDLRMVEAEKVGFDVLKPTNVDKLPNDIEGMEALMGRLLALIDDVYKYVDDVVEDRVARDSKIGRFISDTIASLPKLSPHAFNKLVNDSLQDQLLLLYLSSITSTQLSVAEKLNTAAQIL; encoded by the exons ATGGCGTCTATCGGGCCAACGGTGTTGCAGTTGATACCATCGGCGACAAGGGTGTCGGCCAGGGTTCATCCACTGGTCATATTCAACGTCTGCGACTGCTATGTGAGGAGACCCGACCACGCGGAGCGCGTCATCGGCACTCTCCTCGGATCTATTTTGCCTGACGGCACTGTTGATATCCGCAATTGTTACGCTGTTCCCCATAATGAATCACTGGATCAG GTTGCGCTGGATATTGATTATCATCACAATATGTTGTCCTCCCACCAGAAGGTGAATCCAAAGGAAGCCATTGTTGGATG GTTTTCAACTGGTTTTGAAGTCACTGGCAGCAGTGCTTTGATCCATGAGTTTTACTCTAGAGAAGCTAGCAATCCTGTTCATTTGACTGTGGATACTGAGTTTAAAAATGGGGAGACTACAATAAAGGCTTTTGTTGCTATTAATTTATCTCTCGGAGATCAACATCTTGCTGCACAATTTCAAGAAGTTCCATTGGACCTACGCATGGTTGAGGCAGAGAAGGTTGGAT TTGACGTACTTAAGCCAACAAATGTTGACAAGCTTCCCAATGATATCGAAGGAATGGAAGCTTTAATGGGACGGTTGCTTGCTCTAATAGATGATGTCTACAAATATGTAGATGATGTTGTG GAGGATCGTGTTGCCCGTGATAGTAAAATAGGAAGATTCATATCAGATACCATAGCATCCCTGCCGAAGCTATCACCGCATGCTTTCAATAAGCTAGTGAATGATAGTCTACAG GACCAACTGCTGTTGCTTTATTTGTCTAGCATTACAAGCACACAACTCAGCGTAGCAGAAAAGTTGAATACGGCTGCTCAGATCCTGTAA
- the LOC105167073 gene encoding octanoyltransferase isoform X2 — translation MRAPRTLKVWKMGVVNYIEALKLQEKLTSDRKVHKITDTLLSLQHPPTYTLGKRRTDHNILVSETELKAMGAELHYTQRGGDVTFHGPHQAILYPIISLREMGLGARRYVENLELTMIELASLYGVKAHAGQTGETGVWVGQRKIGAIGVRISTGITSHGLAFNINPDLNYFKHIVPCGIADKEVTSLQKEMNTNEE, via the exons ATGAGAGCTCCACGAACCCTTAAGGTATGGAAGATGGGTGTTGTCAATTACATTGAGGCACTTAAGCTGCAAGAGAAATTGACATCTGATAGAAAAGTACATAAGATTACAGATACCCTGCTGTCCCTACAGCACCCACCCACATATACTCTTGGCAAAAGACGAACCGATCACAATATACTGGTTTCTGAAACTGAGCTCAAAGCCATGGGGGCTGAACTTCACTACACGCAACGGGGAGGTGATGTGACATTTCATGGTCCTCATCAGGCTATTTTGTATCCCATAATTTCTTTGAGAGAGATGGGCTTGGGGGCTAGAAGATACGTGGAGAATCTTGAGTTAACGATGATTGAGTTGGCATCTTTATATGGTGTTAAAGCTCATGCAGGGCAAACAGGTGAAACAGGCGTTTGGGTTGGTCAGAGAAAAATTGGTGCAATTGGGGTCCGTATATCTACCGGAATTACATCCCATGGGTTGGCATTCAACATCAATCCTGATTTGAACTACTTCAAGCATATTGTGCCTTGTGGGATTGCAGATAAAGAAGTCACATCTTTGCAAAAGGAG ATGAATACAAATGAAGAATGA
- the LOC105167209 gene encoding uncharacterized protein LOC105167209 translates to MRRRKIGALKLKNPVKLICIIVSVSFIIIQIISALQLTNISASKVSSPKPTHTKSTLSGVSEIGKFGETVIKMLPEDLAFTLFLPSEEAFRRDLRLDQNDSNSHAVLTRVLGFSAVPRWISTAELEHGKEKIYESISGFSLYASKDSNERVVVNGVVSKQRGLKMGNVLVHVMDGVVMDAEFEQSVQPEDEDEEEEDKV, encoded by the coding sequence ATGAGAAGGAGAAAAATCGGGGCTCTGAAGTTGAAAAACCCAGTAAAACTTATCTGTATAATCGTCtctgtttcattcatcatcatACAGATCATTTCAGCATTGCAACTCACAAACATCTCCGCCTCAAAAGTTTCTTCACCCAAGCCAACTCATACTAAAAGCACTCTCTCCGGCGTCTCGGAGATCGGCAAATTCGGAGAAACGGTCATCAAAATGTTACCTGAAGATCTGGCGTTCACTCTCTTCCTGCCTTCGGAGGAAGCGTTTCGCCGCGATTTGAGGTTGGATCAGAACGACAGCAATTCTCACGCAGTATTGACGCGAGTACTGGGGTTTTCAGCTGTGCCCAGATGGATTTCTACGGCAGAATTGGAGCACGGTAAGGAGAAAATCTACGAGTCAATATCGGGATTCAGTTTATATGCATCGAAAGATTCGAATGAGAGGGTGGTGGTGAACGGAGTAGTTTCGAAGCAGAGGGGTTTGAAAATGGGGAACGTGTTGGTGCATGTTATGGATGGGGTGGTGATGGATGCTGAGTTTGAGCAATCAGTGCAGCCTGAGGATGaagacgaagaagaagaagataaagTTTGA
- the LOC105167067 gene encoding glycosyltransferase family 64 protein C4 — MRTSLFSRRTIRQGAVLAVGSAKIKLLLACCILFTLIALSGRTTSFMGWKQYAGSLPRSSLPRKGYTLLINTWKRNDLLKQSISHYASCPGLDSIHIVWSEPDPPSESLINFLNHVIKLNSKHHREIVLKFDINKEDSLNNRFKEIKDLKSDVVFSIDDDIIFPCTTVEFAFSVWQSAPDTMVGFVPRIHWIDKSNGNQDKYTYSGWWSVWWTGTYSMILSKAAFFHKKYLSMYTNEMPSSIREYVTKNRNCEDIAMSFLVANATGAPPIWVKGSIFEIGSTGISSLGGHHEKRTQCVNWFAAEYGRMPLVSTSVKAVDSRCSWFW, encoded by the exons ATGAGGACAAGCCTTTTCAGTCGGAGGACGATAAGGCAGGGAGCGGTGTTAGCCGTCGGATCGGCGAAGATAAAGCTGTTGCTGGCCTGTTGCATCTTGTTCACATTAATCGCGCTCTCAGGCCGCACGACGTCGTTTATGGGATGGAAGCAATACGCTGGTTCTCTTCCCCGATCCTCTCTCCCTCG GAAAGGATATACCTTATTGATTAACACATGGAAAAGAAATGATCTCTTGAAGCAGTCCATATCTCATTATGCATCATGTCCTGGGCTTGATTCCATACATATTGTGTGGAGTGAGCCTGACCCTCCTTCAGAATCTCTTATCAACTTTCTAAACCATGTTATAAAGTTGAATTCCAAGCATCATCGAGAAATTgtgttgaaatttgatattaataaggAAGATAGTTTGAACAACAGATTTAAAGAAATCAAGGATTTGAAGTCTGATGTGGTCTTTTCAATTGACGATGACATTATATTCCCATGCACAACGGTAGAGTTTGCTTTCAGTGTCTGGCAAAGTGCACCAGATACGATGGTGGGATTTGTTCCTCGTATTCACTGGATTGATAAATCG AATGGCAATCAGGACAAGTACACTTACAGTGGATGGTGGTCTGTTTGGTGGACGGGAACGTATAGTATGATTCTCTCTAAGGCTGCCTTCTTTCATAAGAAATATCTCAGTATGTACACTAATGAAATGCCATCATCCATTCGAGAATATGTCACCAAGAACAG AAATTGTGAAGATATTGCGATGTCTTTCCTCGTAGCTAATGCAACTGGGGCTCCTCCTATTTGGGTGAAAG GTAGTATATTTGAGATCGGTTCGACCGGAATTAGTAGCCTGGGAGGGCACCACGAGAAGCGGACGCAATG
- the LOC105167068 gene encoding probable aquaporin PIP1-2 — MESKEEDVRLGANKFSERQPIGTAAQSQDKDYKEPPPAPLFEPGELTSWSFYRAGIAEFIATFLFLYITILTVMGVSKSDSKCSTVGIQGIAWAFGGMIFALVYCTAGISGGHINPAVTFGLFLARKLSLTRALFYMVMQCLGAICGAGVVKGFGKTLYQTKGGGANAVAHGYTKGDGLGAEIIGTFVLVYTVFSATDAKRSARDSHVPILAPLPIGFAVFLVHLATIPITGTGINPARSLGAAIIYNKSHAWDDHWIFWVGPFIGAALAALYHQVVIRAIPFKSK, encoded by the exons ATGGAGAGCAAAGAGGAGGATGTACGATTGGGAGCTAACAAGTTCTCGGAGAGGCAGCCGATCGGGACTGCGGCACAGAGCCAGGACAAGGACTACAAGGAGCCACCACCGGCGCCTCTGTTCGAGCCGGGCGAGCTGACTTCTTGGTCGTTTTACAGAGCTGGGATAGCTGAGTTTATTGCGACTTTTCTGTTCTTGTACATAACCATTTTGACTGTCATGGGGGTTAGCAAATCTGACTCCAAGTGCTCGACTGTTGGTATTCAAGGCATTGCTTGGGCTTTTGGTGGCATGATCTTTGCCCTTGTTTACTGCACTGCTGGAATTTCAG GAGGACACATCAATCCTGCAGTGACATTTGGGCTGTTCTTGGCAAGGAAATTATCCTTGACAAGGGCATTGTTCTACATGGTGATGCAGTGCCTAGGTGCCATCTGCGGTGCGGGTGTGGTGAAGGGCTTCGGCAAGACTCTGTATCAGACCAAGGGCGGTGGTGCCAACGCTGTTGCCCATGGCTACACCAAGGGTGACGGCCTTGGTGCTGAAATCATCGGTACTTTTGTGCTCGTTTACACCGTTTTCTCTGCCACTGATGCCAAGCGCAGCGCTAGGGACTCCCATGTTCCC ATATTGGCACCATTGCCTATTGGGTTTGCAGTGTTCTTGGTGCACTTGGCCACCATCCCCATCACCGGTACCGGTATTAACCCCGCCAGGAGTCTTGGAGCAGCCATCATCTACAACAAGAGCCATGCTTGGGATGATCAT TGGATATTCTGGGTCGGACCATTCATCGGGGCAGCGCTCGCAGCTCTATACCACCAGGTGGTGATCAGGGCCATCCCATTCAAGTCCAAGTGA